ACGCGGCGGGTGGGCGGATGGACGATGACGGCGGACGCGGTGACGTGCAGCGGCGTGTCCCGTGACCACGGATCTCCGCCGTGCGGCAGGTCGCGGACGCGGGCCACGTCGGCGGCCTCGGCGTCGGTGCGGGGCTTGTAACTGTCGAGCAGATCGGCGAGCGACTCCACCCGACCACCCTAGAAGACGCGTTGATCAGGGACCTGGTGGGCGTGGCGGCCGGCGCGCCGCCACACGAACTCCCTGATCAACCCCGGTGGGCCGGGCGCCGGGAACCGACCGCCTCGCGCGCGACTCGGAACCGGCATGAGACGCATCGCGGCGCTCGCCGCTGTCCTGGTCCTGGCGGCGTGCGACTCCGGAAAGCCGGCGGCCGAGCCCGCACCCGCGGCTCCGGCCACCTCGGCCGCGTCCGGCGCGGCCGCGGCCGCCACCCCGCCCACCTGCGCCGCGGACGTGCCGAGCCGGGTGCTGCCGGAGTGGGCGCGGACCGGGTTCAGCGAGGCCGAGCCGAAGATGCCGTTCGTGCTCGGCGACCGCGGCGACATCGTGGCGATCGTCTTCGGCTACCCGCTCTACGCGCCGACCCTGCCCGACCGCAGCAACAAGATCCTGTGGGTGTCCCGGGTCGAGCAGCAGGCGGGCGAGCCGCTGGAGATCGAGGCGCGGCTCGGCGGCACGGGCGACCCGGTCACCGAGAAGGTCTCTGGCGGCGCCGGCCCGTCGATCATCGACCTCCCGAAGGCCGGCTGCTGGCACCTGCGGCTGAGCTGGTCCGGCCACACCGACACGATGCGCCTCACATACGAGGCGAATTAGCTCACATACGAGGCGAAGTAGGAAGAAACCCGGGGAGGGCGGGGTTGCACGATCTTGTGATCGACGTACCCCTGTCCGTCCTCGACGTCGCGCCCGTCGCCGCCAGCGCCTCCTCCGGTGACGCCCTGCGCGCCACCACCGACCTGGCCCGTGCCGTCGAGCGGATGGGCTACCACCGCTTCTGGGTCGCCGAGCACCACAACATGCCGGCGATCGCGAGCTCCGCGCCCGCCGTGCTGATCGCCCACCTCGCCGCCGCCACCTCGACGATGCGGATCGGCTCGGGCGGCGTGATGCTCCCCAACCACGCGCCGCTGGTGGTGGCCGAGCAGTTCGGCACGCTGGCCGCGCTCCACCCGGGCCGCATCGACCTGGGCATCGGGCGGGCGCCCGGCACCGACCAGGCGACCGCGCTCGCGCTGCGCCGGACTGTTGAAGGGCTGTCGGCGGAGCAGTTCCCGCAGGAGCTGGCCGAGCTGATCAACATGTTCACCGGCGAGCAGCCGCGGCGGATCGTGGCCACGCCCGGCCTCGGCGAGAGCCCGGCGGTGTGGCTGCTCGGTTCGAGCGGGTTCAGCGCCCAGCTGGCCGGGATCCTGGGGCTGCCGTTCGCGTTCGCGCACCACTTCAGCGCCACGAACACCATCCCCGCGATGGCCCTGTACCGGGAGAGCTTCCGCCCCTCGCGCTGGCTGGACGAGCCGTACGCGATGGTCGCCGTCGCCACCGTCTGCGCCGACACCGACGAGCGGGCCCAGTGGCTGGCCCGGCCGAGCGCGCTGTCGTTCCTGCGCCTGCGCCAGGGGCGGCCGGAGGCGCTCGCCTCGCCCGAGGAGGCGGCCGCGTACCCGTACACGGACATCGAGCGGGACTTCATGGCCGAGCGCTGGGAGGGGCAGGCGATCGGCTCGCCCGAGACGGTCCGCGGCGCGCTGGAGGACCTGATGGCGAAGACCCGCGCTGACGAGCTGATGCTCACCGCGCTGGTCTACGACGTCGAGGACCGGATCCGCTCGTTCGAGCTGGCGAAGAAGGCGATCACCGAGAGCTGAGGGCCGCCGGCCGCCCTGACAACGATGGTCATCACCGAAACAACAACGTCATCGATACGTCACCGGCCCGCACCAGGGAAGGCTCTACTCTTCTACATGTGGGCGCGGGGCCGCCGGAATCGTGGGGCCGGCGATACGCGAACACGGTGCGTAAAGCACCGCAGTGCCGGCGGGGATAGGTGCCCATCCCCGCCGGCACATTCGCGTCCGGCACCTACCTCAGGTAGACGTTCGGCTGGGGCGGCGTCGCCATCCCGTTCCCGATGAAGAAGCTCGGGTGCGGCGGCTGGTTGTACGCGGTGTTCTGCCACGCGATGGCGACCCGGTACTGCGCGTCGTGCATCAGCGTGTGGATTCGCCGGTCGGTGACGGTCGGCGTCGAGTAGATCCGCAGCGCGGTGTTGCCGGAGGTGCGCCAGATGACCTCCTCGCGCCAGTCGCCGAGGATGTCGCCGGAGAGCGCCGGCGTGGCCTTCGTGCCGTTGTTCGACGCCACGCCCGAGCCGTCGAGCAGCCGCGTGTCCGACGACGTGCCGTACTTGTCGATCCGGGTCTGGTCGAGCAGCTCGCGCACCGGGTCGCCGTCCCACCAGATCAGGAAGTTGGCCGACGACGGCTTGCGCCCGACGTTCGCGCCGCTGGTGCTGCGCAGGCCGTCGACGCCCGAGGACCACAGCTCGGCGCCCGCGTTGCCGGCGTACACGTCACCGGCCACGCCACGGCCGTTGTCGCAGCCGCAGACCGGCGCGGTCCAGATGTTCTGCCCGGTACCGGCGTGGATGTCCATCGCCGGCGAAGTGGTGGGCTCGTGCACGGTGAAGATCTCGACGCCGGCGCGCGAGGGGACGAGGTCGCCGACGTGCAGCGCGTCGCCGTGCCCGAACCCGGTGCGGTACATGAACGCGCCGTTGTCGTCGATGGTCGCCGAGCCGTACACGACCTCCTGGCGGTTGTCGCCGTCGACGTCCGCGATCGACAGGTTGTGGTTGCCCTGGCCGTACGCGCCGACGTTGCTGTTGCCGGAGTCGTACGTCCAGCGCCGCACAAGGCTGCCGTTGCGGAAGTCCCACGCCACCACGACCGCGCGGGTGTAGTAGCCGCGCGCCATGATCAGCGAAGGCCGGGTCCCGTCGAGGTAGGCGGTACCGGCCAGGAAGCGGTCCACGCGGTTGCCGTACGAGTCGCCCCACGAGGAGACGGTGCCGCGGGCCGGCTCGTAGTTGACCGTGGAGAGCGCGGCGCCGGTGCGCCCGTCGAACATCGTGAGGAACTCCGGACCGCTCAGGATGTACCCGTCGCCGTTGCGGTGGTTCGCCGACGCGCTGCCGATCACCTGGCCGGTGCCGGAGCGGGTGCCGTCGGCGGTCTTCATGGCCACCTCGGCGTCGCCGTCACCGTCGTAGTCGTACACCTGGAACTGGGTGTAGTGCGCGCCCGCGCGGATGTTGACGCCCAGGTCGATCCGCCACATCCGCGAGCCGTTCAGCCGGTACGCGTCGATGTAGACGTTGCCGGTCACGCCGGCCTGCGAGTTGTCCTTGGCGTTGTCCGGGTCCCACTTGAGCACGATCTCGTACTGCCCGTCGCCGTCCAGGTCGCCGACCGACGCGTCGTTCGCCGAGTAGCCGCTGGCCGGGGACTGGATCGGCACGTCGAGGTACCCGTTGGCGAACGAGAGGGAGGCCTCGGAGGCGTCCTGCTCGGTGCCGTTCACGACCGCCCGGACGGTGTACGACGCGTTCGCCGCCGCCCCGCTGTCCAGGTAGTTGGTCGAGTTGGTGATCGGGGTCGAGTTCACCTTCGTGCCGGCCCGGTACACGTTGAACCCGGTGCTCGCCGACTCGGTGCCCAGCAGGCGCCACGACACGAGGTTGGCCGACCCGGAACGCACGCTGATCAGGCCCCGGTTGAGGTCCTCCATCTGCTTGGCGTTGCCGGACGGCGGCGGCGGGCTGGTCGGGGGCGGTGTCGTGGGAGGCGGAGCCGTGGTCGGCGGCGCGGTGGTCGGCGGCGCCGTGGTCGGGTTGCCCGTGGTCGGCGGGGCGCCGGTGGTCGGGCCGACCGCGCCGGTGCAGGTCGTGCCGTTGAGCGCGAACGACGCCGGCACCGGGTTGGAGCTGTTGTTCCACGAGCCGTTGAAGCCGAACGACGCGGTCGCGTTCGTCGCGATCGCACCGTTGTAGCCCACGTTTGTCGCGGTGACCTGCGACCCGCTCTGCGTCACGGTGGCGTTCCACGCCTGGGTGACGGTCTGGCCGGCGGTGTACGACCAGACCAGCGACCAGCCGTTGACCGGGTCGCCGAGGTTGGTGATTGTCACGTTGGCACCGAAGCCGCCCTGCCACTGGCTGGCGACGGCGTAGTCGACCCGGCAGCCCGCGGCGGCGGACGCGGAGGTCGCGACCACGGCGGCGAGCACGCCGGCGCCGGCCACCGATCCGGCGAGGGTGGCGGAAAGCAGCGCGACGCGCCGCCTGGAAGTAAGCATGCAGAGACTCCATTGAGGACGGGCGGCGTGCCCAGCGCCGCCGCGAAAGGGGTGAACCGGTTCAACCCGGCCCCGTACCGCTCCCTGCGTACCGCCGATCGTAGGGCAAGCCCTTTCCTCAGACAATATCGAAAGGTTTCAGTTTGTCTCGCGGATCACCGCCCACCCGCCGGCCGGCACTTCCACGGCGCCGTCCACGGGCTTGCCGGTCACCAGGTCGGTCCCCTGCGCCGGCACCGCGCGCGCCTCGGCACCGTGGTTGAACGCGAAGAGCCAGCCCGCGTGCCGGGCCCGGCGGCGCACCAGCTCCAGCTCGGCCGCCCCCTCGCGCACCGGGATGCCGGCCGCCTCGGCGAGCAGCTCGCCGTACGCGCCGCCGTCGAGCGGGGTCGAGAGGTACCAGGCCGTGCCCGCGCCGAAGCGGTGCCGGGTGACGCCGGGGCGGACCTGCACCGCCCCGGCCAGGCGCACGTCCTCGGCCCAGCCGGACGGCGTCGGGCGGAACTCCTCCACCCGCACCCCCAGCACCTCGCGCAACGCGCCCGGATAGCCGCCGAGCCGCACCCGCCCGTACTCGTCGGCGACCCCGGACAGGTACGTCGCGACGAGCCGCCCGCCACCGTCCACATAGGTCCGCACCGCCGCGGCCGCCGCGTCGGACATCAGGTAGTGGGCGGGCAGGACCAGCAGCTGGTACGGCAGCGGCCCGCCCCGGTCGAGCGACACGAAGTCGGCCGTGACGCCCACCCGCCACAGTGCCCGGTGCGCGGTCCGCACCTCGGCCAGGTAGTCGATGCCGTCCCAGGGCAGGCCGGGACCCGAAAGCGCCCACCACGACGCGGCGTCCCAGGCGACCGCCACGGACGCCTCGACCGCGCCGGCGTCCACCTCGGAGAGCCGCCCGAGCGCCGCACCGAGCTCGACGGTCTCGCGGTACACCCTGCTGTCCGGTCCGGCGTGCGGCACCAGCGCGGAGTGGAAGCGCTCGGCGCCGCCGCGCGGCGCCCGCCACTGGAAGAACATCGCACCGCGCGAGCCGCGTGCCACGTGCGACAGGCTGTGCCGGGCCATCCGGCCGGGCTCCTTGGCGTGCATGCGGCCGCCCTCGTAGATCAGGTTGGGCGCGCTCTCCATCAGCAGCCACGGGCGCCCGCCGGACCAGCAACGGGCGAGGTCGGCGGCGAACGCGGTCTCCTCCTCGGCGCCCGGCCCGGAGTCGGACGGGTAGTGGTCGACCGCCACCACGTCCACCTCGCGAGACCAGCGCGCGTGGTCGACCGGCACCCAGCCGCCGAAGACGTAGTTCGTGGTGATCGGCACGTCCGGAGTGGCGGTGCGCAGGATGTCCCGCTGCTCGGTGTACGCGGCCAGCAGCTCGTCCGACCAGAACCGCTTGAAGTCGAGCACCTGACCGGGGTTGGGCAGGTACTGGGTGGCGCGCGGCGGGAAGACGTACGCCCAGTCGGCGTAGTGCTGGCTCCAGAACGCCGTGGTCCACGCGTCGTTGAGCGCGTCGAGCGTGCGGTAGCGCTCGCGCAGCCAGCCCCGGAACGCGGCCGCCGCGTGGTCGCAGTGGCAGGTCGTGCCGTACTCGTTGTGCACGTGCCAGAGCGCGAGGGCCGGGTGGTCCGCGTACCGGCGGGCCAGCTCCCGCGCGATCCGCCGGGCGGCCTCGCGGTAGGCCGGTGCGCTCGCGCAGTACGTGTCCCGGCTGCCGTGCAGCAGGCGGGTGCCGTCCGCGCGTACCGGCAGCGCTTCGGGGTGGGCCAGGCTGAACCACGGCGGTGGCGAGGCGGTCGGCGTGGCCAGCGCGACCTTGACCCCGCCGGCCTCGAGCAGGTCGAGCACCCGGTCCAGCCAGCCGAACGTGTACCGCCCCTCCTCCGGCTCCAGCCGCGACCAGGCGAAGACTCCGACGCTGACCAGGTTGACGCCGGCCCGCCGCATGAGCGCCACGTCCTCGCGCCAGACGTCCTCGGTCCACTGCTCGGGTTGTAGTCCCCGCCGTAGCACAGCCCCTCGACCCCGCGCGGCCATCTCATCGGCGCTCCTCGTTCGCTGCCGGGTCGCGCCCGAAGCGCGGCCCTCATTGACAGTTTGTTGGGTTAGACGAAAAACTAACCCACATGCCGTACCGACCGCCGCTGGTGCCGTACGAGACGTTCGTCGCCGACCCGCCAGACCTGCCCGTCCGCGCCCCCGGCGAGCAGGGGCTCTCGGCCGTGACCAGAGCCGAGCTCGTCACGACCGACGGCTCCGGCGTGTCCGTGAAGGCCACGACGTCCGACGGCGGGACGCTGGCTATCCAGATCGGCGCGGCCGGCGAGGGCATCCTGCGGGTACGGCTGAGCGAGGCACCCGACGCCCGCGGCCGGGCCGCCCGCGCGCTCACGCTGGTGCGGCCCGAGGCACACCCGGCGACCGTGACAGTGGTCGGCCCGGTCGTGCGGGTCAGCGCCGGCCCGGTCACCGCCGAGCTGACGCTCGACCCGTGGCACCTGCGCTTCGTCGACCCGGCCGGCCGCGTGCTGCTGGAGGAAAACCCGGGCGAGCGGGACATCAGCGGCCGCATGCGGACGCTCCCGTTCGGCCGCTCGCTGGCCGACGGCACCGTCGCGGCGTACCACGAGAGCTTCACCGCGCCGGCCGACGAGCGCTTCGTGGGCTTCGGGGAAAAGTTCACCCCGCTCGACAAGCGCGGGCAGCGCGCGCTGATGTGGAACTTCGACGCGTTCGGCACCGAGTCCGACCGCTCGCACAAGACCGTGCCCCTCTACCTGTCCAGCCGCGGCTACGGGGTGCTGGTCGACAGCGGCATGCCGGTCGAGTTCGACATGTGCCAGTCCACCCACAGCTGCGTGCAGATCCTTGTCCCGGACGACGTGCTCGACTACTACGTCATCGCCGGGCCGGCGCCGGCGGACGTGCTCGACCGGTACAACCGGCTCACCTGCCGGCCGCTGCTGCCGCCGAAGTGGGCGTTCGGCGCGTGGATGTCGTCCGGGTTCTTCGTCG
The window above is part of the Phytohabitans houttuyneae genome. Proteins encoded here:
- a CDS encoding LLM class flavin-dependent oxidoreductase, which codes for MHDLVIDVPLSVLDVAPVAASASSGDALRATTDLARAVERMGYHRFWVAEHHNMPAIASSAPAVLIAHLAAATSTMRIGSGGVMLPNHAPLVVAEQFGTLAALHPGRIDLGIGRAPGTDQATALALRRTVEGLSAEQFPQELAELINMFTGEQPRRIVATPGLGESPAVWLLGSSGFSAQLAGILGLPFAFAHHFSATNTIPAMALYRESFRPSRWLDEPYAMVAVATVCADTDERAQWLARPSALSFLRLRQGRPEALASPEEAAAYPYTDIERDFMAERWEGQAIGSPETVRGALEDLMAKTRADELMLTALVYDVEDRIRSFELAKKAITES
- a CDS encoding rhamnogalacturonan lyase family protein, which codes for MLTSRRRVALLSATLAGSVAGAGVLAAVVATSASAAAGCRVDYAVASQWQGGFGANVTITNLGDPVNGWSLVWSYTAGQTVTQAWNATVTQSGSQVTATNVGYNGAIATNATASFGFNGSWNNSSNPVPASFALNGTTCTGAVGPTTGAPPTTGNPTTAPPTTAPPTTAPPPTTPPPTSPPPPSGNAKQMEDLNRGLISVRSGSANLVSWRLLGTESASTGFNVYRAGTKVNSTPITNSTNYLDSGAAANASYTVRAVVNGTEQDASEASLSFANGYLDVPIQSPASGYSANDASVGDLDGDGQYEIVLKWDPDNAKDNSQAGVTGNVYIDAYRLNGSRMWRIDLGVNIRAGAHYTQFQVYDYDGDGDAEVAMKTADGTRSGTGQVIGSASANHRNGDGYILSGPEFLTMFDGRTGAALSTVNYEPARGTVSSWGDSYGNRVDRFLAGTAYLDGTRPSLIMARGYYTRAVVVAWDFRNGSLVRRWTYDSGNSNVGAYGQGNHNLSIADVDGDNRQEVVYGSATIDDNGAFMYRTGFGHGDALHVGDLVPSRAGVEIFTVHEPTTSPAMDIHAGTGQNIWTAPVCGCDNGRGVAGDVYAGNAGAELWSSGVDGLRSTSGANVGRKPSSANFLIWWDGDPVRELLDQTRIDKYGTSSDTRLLDGSGVASNNGTKATPALSGDILGDWREEVIWRTSGNTALRIYSTPTVTDRRIHTLMHDAQYRVAIAWQNTAYNQPPHPSFFIGNGMATPPQPNVYLR
- a CDS encoding beta-galactosidase; amino-acid sequence: MLRRGLQPEQWTEDVWREDVALMRRAGVNLVSVGVFAWSRLEPEEGRYTFGWLDRVLDLLEAGGVKVALATPTASPPPWFSLAHPEALPVRADGTRLLHGSRDTYCASAPAYREAARRIARELARRYADHPALALWHVHNEYGTTCHCDHAAAAFRGWLRERYRTLDALNDAWTTAFWSQHYADWAYVFPPRATQYLPNPGQVLDFKRFWSDELLAAYTEQRDILRTATPDVPITTNYVFGGWVPVDHARWSREVDVVAVDHYPSDSGPGAEEETAFAADLARCWSGGRPWLLMESAPNLIYEGGRMHAKEPGRMARHSLSHVARGSRGAMFFQWRAPRGGAERFHSALVPHAGPDSRVYRETVELGAALGRLSEVDAGAVEASVAVAWDAASWWALSGPGLPWDGIDYLAEVRTAHRALWRVGVTADFVSLDRGGPLPYQLLVLPAHYLMSDAAAAAVRTYVDGGGRLVATYLSGVADEYGRVRLGGYPGALREVLGVRVEEFRPTPSGWAEDVRLAGAVQVRPGVTRHRFGAGTAWYLSTPLDGGAYGELLAEAAGIPVREGAAELELVRRRARHAGWLFAFNHGAEARAVPAQGTDLVTGKPVDGAVEVPAGGWAVIRETN